A single region of the Theileria annulata chromosome 4, complete sequence, *** SEQUENCING IN PROGRESS *** genome encodes:
- a CDS encoding uncharacterized protein (Tap579b07.q1c.cand.58 - score = 37.73;~SMART 1 transmembrane domain at aa 178-200;~1 probable transmembrane helix predicted for TA09990 by TMHMM2.0 at aa 178-200): protein MQPVGVKTPTSNNLNETVKHHPENIEKADSPNQLKPKVKLGKKQSRSSKHLGVYSPVNEKNQFTNKIESSKPSRAHSLTLTSNRVEQVKTKGRKRRLRRNKKINNSLVANNQLLQSEASLIQLDPEMEFAHKLYNMNNYKNTFLQYGLKNSTDKPPEHQDSFYTEDTFFMSDQIKLPLYVGFFLSGFFGLIILILIAVWLWTVLKFGAQEDKEADEYSKAMIKEDSPQTLAEFRAGNPNLVTISDYILNGKREAKNAYKDQNYSNENSASDEDGQSQGEVTGDHIEGEETHEYDEVLDSIEEEYSEKASYTDRSSSSKDGTLENINLEGIPGPDDINYDEYIDWENEDYEDKLEGADREEDDNSDLKELFG, encoded by the exons ATGCAGCCAGTTGGAGTAAAGACTCCAACATCTAATAATCTCAATGAGACTGTTAAACACCATCCCGAAAACATCGAGAAGGCGGATTCGCCTAACCAACTTAAACCTAAAGTTAAACTGGGTAAAAAACAAAGTAGAAGTTCAAAACATCTGGGTGTTTATTCTCCCGTTAATGagaaaaatcaatttacAAACAAAATTGAATCCTCTAAACCTTCTAGGGCCCATTCACTTACCCTGACTTCGAATAGGGTAGAACAAGTGAAAACAAAAG GTAGGAAGAGGAGACTGAGGAGGAACAAAAAAATCAACAACAGTTTGGTCGCAAATAATCAATTACTTCAGTCTGAGGCATCATTGATACAGCTGGACCCTGAAATGGAGTTCGCCCACAAACTCTATAACATGAACAATTACAAGAACACATTCCTTCAATATGGACTTAAAAACAGCACTGATAAACCACCTGAACACCAAGACTCTTTCTACACTGAAGATACCTTTTTCATGTCAGACCAGATAAAGCTACCATTATACGTGGGATTCTTCCTATCTGGTTTCTTCGGgttaattattttgatattaATTGCAGTTTGGCTGTGGACAGTTTTAAAGTTTGGTGCTCAGGAGGACAAAGAAGCTGATGAATACAGTAAAGCAATGATTAAGGAAGATAGTCCTCAAACTCTGGCTGAATTCAGGGCAGGCAACCCTAACCTGGTAACAATTAGTGACTACATTCTCAACGGGAAGAGGGAAGCTAAGAATGCCTATAAGgatcaaaattattcaaatgaAAATTCTGCTTCAGATGAGGACGGACAGAGTCAAGGTGAAGTTACCGGTGACCATATTGAAGGAGAGGAAACCCATGAATATGACGAAGTTTTAGACAGCATCGAAGAGGAATATTCAGAGAAAGCATCCTACACAGACAGGTCATCTTCTTCTAAAGATGGGACacttgaaaatattaaccTTGAAGGAATACCAGGACCGGATGACATAAATTACGATGAATACATTGACTGGGAGAATGAAGATTACGAGGATAAATTAGAGGGAGCGGATCGGGAAGAAGATGACAATTCAGATCTCAAAGAATTGTTTGGTTAG